The Maylandia zebra isolate NMK-2024a linkage group LG4, Mzebra_GT3a, whole genome shotgun sequence genome includes a window with the following:
- the gipc1 gene encoding PDZ domain-containing protein GIPC1, with amino-acid sequence MPLGLGRRKKASPLVENEEAEPIRAGLNVPGMEGIDGGVVGLGEGATSEGLPPPPNSMRPRLIFHTQLAHGSPTGRIEGFSNVRELYAKIGEAFGIPPSEVMFCTLNTHKVDMDKLLGGQIGLEDFIFAHIKGQRKEIEVFKGEDALGLTITDNGAGYAFIKRIREGSIIHQIQVINVGDMIESINGHRLIGCRHYEVAKMLKELPKGKEFTIKLVEPLKAFDMISQRSGGSRSASGVQLGTGRGTLRLRSKGPATVEELPSAFEEKAIEKVDDLLESYMGIRDSELAATMVELGKDKKNPDEFAEALDETLGDFAFPDEFVFDVWGAIGDAKVGRV; translated from the exons ATGCCACTGGGATTGGGAAGAAGGAAGAAGGCGTCCCCGCTGGTCGAGAACGAGGAAGCGGAGCCTATCCGCGCGGGTCTCAATGTGCCAGGTATGGAAGGCATCGATGGTGGGGTCGTCGGGCTGGGAGAAGGCGCCACCTCCGAAGGCCTGCCGCCGCCACCTAACAGCATGCGGCCTCGCCTCATCTTCCACACCCAGCTCGCTCACGGCAGCCCCACAGGCCGCATCGAGGGCTTCAGTAACGTGCGGGAGCTTTACGCCAAGATTGGCGAGGCTTTTGGGATACCACCGTCAGAG GTTATGTTTTGCACTCTGAACACTCACAAGGTGGACATGGATAAACTATTGGGAGGTCAGATCGGGCTAGAGGACTTTATTTTTGCCCACATTAAAGGCCAGAGAAAGGAGATAGAGGTGTTCAAAGGCGAGGATGCGCTGGGGTTGACGATCACTGATAATGGAGCCGGCTACGCTTTCATCAAG AGGATTCGTGAGGGCAGCATCATCCACCAGATCCAGGTCATCAACGTGGGGGATATGATAGAGTCGATTAATGGCCACCGCCTTATTGGCTGTCGACACTACGAAGTGGCCAAGATGCTGAAGGAGCTTCCCAAAGGAAAGGAGTTCACCATCAAGCTGGTGGAGCCTCTTAAAGCCTTTG ACATGATTAGCCAGAGATCTGGTGGGTCTAGGTCAGCTTCAGGGGTTCAGCTGGGGACCGGCAGAGGAACCCTTCGTCTTCGCTCTAAAGGGCCTGCCACTGTGGAGGAGCTG CCCTCTGCATTTGAGGAAAAGGCCATCGAGAAAGTGGATGACCTGCTCGAGAGTTATATGGGCATCAGAGACAGCGAGCTGG CGGCTACCATGGTGGAGCtgggaaaagacaaaaagaaccCGGATGAGTTTGCAGAGGCTTTAGATGAAACCCTGGGAGACTTTGCCTTCCCCGATGAGTTTGTTTTCGATGTGTGGGGCGCCATCGGAGACGCTAAGGTCGGGCGGGTTTAA
- the trim35-12 gene encoding E3 ubiquitin-protein ligase TRIM39 codes for MALRPRASSQPLKLTFFQSSKLNSFLRPRAVSSQSGSMLEDELSCPICCEIFKDPVVLKCSHSFCRACLQQFWNKKKARRECPVCRRKCSLTEPTVSLALKNVAETFLKEHGCRGATAGTGAGDTGKQAVTVDFKCSTHEEVLKLFCLDDFEVLCCVCHTSKKHLGHRVCPIEEGAQDLKAELKNELIPLKKNLRCLYEAKQECDDTTVHIKNQTQATEKQIKEEFEELREFLRREEEERLATLQKDDKEKKELVKKKSDSIARDILTFSHAVIAIENEIASSDVNFLQNYTNTKKRAQILPKNPEKVSGALINVAKHVSSLKYHVWEKMVDLVQYTPITLDPNTAYSWLSLTSDLTSVANSGSLQQLPDNPERFGHFVFVLGSEGFTSGRHAWEVEVGDKVEWMLGVVKESIDRKGRISGCPEGGFWMISYFEGEYSAMTRPSTPLHLEGKLTRVRVQLDYDSGEVIFSNPVNMTPIYTFNDFFTQKLYPFFCPGANINGNNPKPLKICPAKVAVWNSATW; via the exons ATGGCGTTGCGCCCACGCGCTTCCTCCCAGCCTTTAAAGCTTACCTTCTTTCAGAGTTCTAAGCTAAATTCGTTCCTGCGACCTCGAGCTGTTTCGTCACAGTCAGGCTCCATGCTGGAAGATGAGCTCTCCTGTCCTATATGCTGTGAAATCTTCAAGGACCCGGTAGTGCTCAAGTGCAGCCACAGTTTCTGTCGGGCCTGTCTTCAGCAGTTCTGGAACAAGAAGAAGGCCAGGCGTGAATGTCCTGTCTGCAGGAGGAAGTGCTCGCTGACTGAGCCCACAGTCAGCTTGGCTCTGAAGAATGTGGCCGAAACCTTCCTGAAGGAGCACGGGTGCAGGGGAGCCACAGCGGGAACTGGGGCTGGTGATACAGGGAAACAAGCAGTGACAGTAGATTTTAAGTGCAGTACACATGAGGAAGTTCTCAAACTCTTCTGTCTGGATGATTTTGAAGTCCTGTGCTGTGTGTGTCACACCTCCAAGAAGCACCTCGGACATCGAGTGTGTCCCATAGAAGAAGGTGCTCAGGATCTTAAG GCAGAGCTGAAAAATGAGCTGATTCCTCTGAAGAAAAACCTGCGTTGCCTCTATGAAGCCAAGCAGGAGTGTGATGACACAACTGTGCATATCAAG AACCAGACTCAGGCCACAGAAAAGCAGATCAAAGAGGAGTTTGAGGAGCTGCGGGAGTTTCTccggagggaggaggaggaacgTCTGGCCACTCTGCAGAAAGACGATAAGGAGAAGAAAGAGCTAGTGAAGAAGAAGTCTGACAGCATCGCCAGAGATATCCTCACCTTCTCCCATGCTGTCATTGCCATTGAGAACGAGATTGCATCCAGTGATGTTAATTTCCTTCAG AATtatacaaacacaaagaaaag AGCACAGATCCTACCCAAGAATCCAGAAAAAGTCTCAGGTGCTCTTATAAATGTGGCCAAGCATGTCAGTTCCCTCAAGTACCACGTGTGGGAGAAAATGGTGGATCTGGTTCAGTACA CACCCATCACCTTGGATCCTAACACTGCCTACTCCTGGTTATCCCTCACCTCGGATTTGACCAGTGTGGCCAACAGCGGATCCCTGCAGCAACTCCCGGACAATCCTGAACGGTTTggtcattttgtgtttgttctGGGCTCAGAGGGTTTTACATCAGGCCGTCACGCCTGGGAGGTAGAGGTGGGCGACAAAGTGGAGTGGATGCTCGGGGTGGTCAAAGAGTCCATTGACAGGAAGGGCCGCATCTCGGGCTGTCCCGAGGGCGGCTTTTGGATGATCTCATACTTTGAGGGGGAGTACTCAGCCATGACAAGGCCCAGCACCCCGCTGCATCTGGAGGGGAAGCTAACTCGAGTAAGGGTGCAGCTGGACTACGACTCTGGAGAGGTCATCTTCTCCAACCCTGTCAATATGACACCCATCTACACTTTCAATGACTTCTTCACTCAGAAGTTGTACCCCTTCTTCTGCCCTGGTGCTAACATCAACGGAAACAACCCCAAACCTCTTAAAATCTGCCCCGCCAAGGTGGCTGTGTGGAACAGCGCGACGTGGTGA